The nucleotide window CCCGACGTCGTACTCTTGCAGAAGTCGTCGAGTTCCGCTCCGGCGCCAAGGGAACAGGAGCTGAAGACATCATGATGGATACGCGCCGGCTCGAATTTTTCAGAAGATTTCGCAGGAATCAGCGTCAGCGTCTTGCAATCCGGAGTGGCTTTGATACGATCTTCCTTGCACCGTGGAGCAGCGGTTAGCTCGCCAGGCTCATAACCTGGAGGTCGTAGGTTCGATTCCTACCGGTGCAACTTGACGAAGCAAATCACGCCAGGCGGAACCCGGATGATGACCGGGTTCCGCCTGGCGTTTTGTTTGCGCTTGTGTCAGAAATGGTCTTCTCGTAGGCTCCCTGATCGCTCGCTGATCCGCTCCCGTGATCGGCTGGCAGTCGAGATTGCGCCCGAAGGATTGGGGAGGAGGCAATCGGTGAAGGCAACGATTCCGGCATGGTGCTTCCTCATCGCTCTGACGACCGGGACGGGAGCATTGGGCCAGCCATCTCAGCCAACGTTGCGTTGGCTGGGACAGGTGGGAAGCGATCGCGTCTCAAGGTCCAGCACACCCGGACCCAACGGGGTGCAGGACCTGGTGTTCGAACTCAACGGTCTCCCAGCCCAGCAAGCGATCAAGAGCCTGACGCTTCGCGGCTACGGCCGAGATATCTGGGGCTATCCCGAAAGCGGGGGACACTGGGCGGCCGATCTGCATCGGGAGCCGGGCTCTCCTCGTGCTCTGGTTTCGGTTGAGCCGAGCCATGACGAAACAGGGCGCAAGTTCGACATCGAGATTGAGCTGGAAGGGGGCCAGCGTTTATCGAGGAGCGTTCAGGGGGGACGTGCTGACCTGCTCGCGCGGATGCCTGAGGTTCAACTCGCCGCCCGATGGGTCGGGCCAGATGGAACCGATCTGGTGAGCCCCGGCCCCTCGGTCGGACCTGATGGATTCGAGGACGCGAAGATCGAACTGGCCCGTCTCGCACCAGACCCAGAGGTGCGGGAACTGACACTCCTCGCCGAAAACGGCCCTTCCTGGACGTTCGGACCCAATCCGGAGGGGAACCACGACGCCTTGTTCATCCGATCGTCGGATGATCGGTCCCGAGGCGCACTGTACCTGAGTCCTGCGCCGGGCCTCGAAGGGAAACGCCTTCGGATCGACCTCTCGTACACCAATGGGACTCGGGATCGGGTGATTTTGGTGGCAGGTTCGGCCCCATTGGATCGAGCCGTTACCCGGGAACCGCTCCCGAAGATCACCTCAGACCCGACCCCGGTCCGATGGATTGGGCAGGACGACCGCGGCCCACTGGGTCCGGGTGCCGTGACGCTCGCCGTCGATCGAATCAGAACGCGAAACCTGCGAGCGGCAGTCCTGAGCGATGGCGTGACCGGGGCGTGGGTCTTTGAGGGATCAGGGACGCGCGGATCGTCTGGGATGCCGTTCGTGGGAGAACGACGCAGGAGGCTGGACGTGCGAGAGGGATCGCGGCCGGGCTCCGTGCTCTTCTCGTTTGTTCCGTACCGAGACCTGGCCGGGGAGGAGATGACCCTGAGGTTGATCGAGGCGGATGGCCGGTCGTCATTGATCCGGTTTTCGGGAGAGTCGTGTGATCCGCTCCGACGCTTTGCCGACCCCTCGGTCCGAGAGACCCGCGTTCGGCCCGGAGATGACCTGGCGGCGGTCGTCGCTCGAGGGGGGACGATTCGCCTTTCGTCAGGAATCTACGAGCTGGATCGGCCGCTCGACCTGCTGGAGCCGACGGCCTTGATCGGGGAGCCAGGGGCTGAGATTCGGTTCCGGCAGCGTCCCGGTGTCGAACCCTGGGCTGAAGCAATCGCGATTCGATCGCCCGGTCGCTCGACATTCTCGGGACTTCGAATTCGGTTCGACGGCCCGGTGCGATGGCATCCGCAGGCGGCCTGGGGCGCGGCGATTCTTGGTGTTCCGAATCTCGGGAAGAGGCCGGGAGGACCGGTGCATGTCGAAGCCAGGGGGCTCGACCTGGAAGCTCCCGTGGCGGGAAGTGACTGGGAAGAGGCGCCAAATTGCCTGAGGTTCCTCGATACGGACTCCGGTGTGATCGAAGGCTGCACGTTGAAGGGTGGGCCGATCATGATCTTTAACGGTCCCTGGCGAGTCGCAAGGAACCGGCACCGGGGAACACAGCCGAAGACGTTTGCCGGGTCGTTCCTCTCGGGTCGGGAGATTCGGGAGATTGAGATCGTCGAGAACGAGGTCCGTCCGGAACCGGCATCGGGCAAGCTGTATCGGTTTGTCGTCCTGGTGGATCGGGGGCATCGGGTCGCGGTTCGGAAGAACACGGTGGTCGGTGTCGGTCCGATGGACGATGACGAACGCCCGCATCCGAACGCGCCGGAGATCCTGTTGACGGAATCGTATCAGATCCGCTTCGAAGGTCGTCACGCGGGGGTGTCGGACGACGGCCGAGTGCTGGCAATTCCGGAGCCGCAGGGGAAGCATCCCGAGGTGGGGGAAGTCGTCGCCGTGCTTTCAGGTCCCGACGCCGGACGGTGGGCCGTGATCGAGCAGATCCTCGACCGAGGGGTGATGCTCGTTGATCGGCCGCTTCCGGCGGGGGATTATGACGTCTCGGTCACACTCGGGTTCGTCGAAACCTCGATCGAAGGGAATACGATTGATTGCCGGGGAAGTTCCGAGGGCCACCCGGTCGTCTTGACCGGAAATCACTACGGAACGAGGCTCATCGACAACGCGTTGCTGGGTGGAGGCAATGCGTTTCGACTGTCGGCGTACGCGACCAATTCCCCGTTTCATTATGCGTGGTCGCGTACCCCGCAGTTTGATCTGACGGTCGAGTCGAACACCGTGACCGACTCGGCTCTGGGAGGGTTGATGGCCGTCTCTCACGGTCCACAACACAAAACGAACCGGGGTCGGGTCTATCTCACGGGCTCGGTCTTGGGTAATACATTTCGGTGGACTGGAGCCGCGCCTCGTGGTTCCGGGAATGATCGGGTTGCCCTGACGGTCGGCCAGGTCCCCTCACTCGATCCAGGTGAGCTGATCTTGAAGACCGGGAGCAATCAGGCCCTCGATGCTCGAGGGGAATCGGTCCCGAATCCGATGCGAATTCTCGTCGGAACGGTGAACGATCGGCGCTATGAACCGACCGGAAAGTGATCGTTGCCTGCTCTGGCACGGATCGCCGGTCGAACTTCAACCCGGCGAGACACAACGTGCCATGAATCGACGACTCTTGCTGGCGATGGCCCTGATGGGAGGGATCGCCTCGACGACGGGAGCAGACGAACCGTTTCTGGAGCTTCAGGAGGTTTTTCCTCCGGAGCAACTCCACAACCACTCCTCCTGCATTGTGGAATGCGCCGACGGCAGTTTGCTGGTGACCTGGTATCGCGGGTCAGGTGAACGGAAGGCCGACGACGTGCAGATTTATGGGGCCCGCAAGCCGGTCGGCGCCGCGTCCTGGGCTCCTCGATTCGTGATGGCCGACACGCCGGATTATCCCGATTGCAATCCCGTGGCGTTTGTCCCTCCGGATGGCTCCCTCTGGCTCTTTTACCCGACAATCCTTGATCATCACTGGGAAGGAGCCTTGCTGAAGTACCATGTGAGCGATCGAAGTGAAGGGGAAGGACCGCCCTCGTGGTCGAAGAGTGGGGTGCTGCATGTCACTCCGACCGGCTTCGGCGAGGCCTATCAGGCCGCGATGGCTCGGATCGACGAGTTGGGGCTCCAGGTCAAGCCTGAACTGGTCGCGCTGATGAACGAGCGGGCCGACGACGAACTGTATCAACGGCTCGGGTGGATGCCTCGCGTGCGGCCCCTGGTGCTGCCGACCGGACGTTGGCTGCTGCCCCTGTATACCGACACGTTCTCGGCCTCGATCGTGGCGATCAGTGACGACAACGGCGGATCGTGGCGGTTCAGTTCGCCCATGATCGGCTACGGCAACATTCAGCCGGCACTCGTCCGACGAGAGGACGGGACCATTGTGGCCTACATGAGAAACAACGGTCCGGGTGAATCGGTCTGCGTAAGTGAGTCGCGGGACGACGGCGAAACGTGGTCGCCGGTGGAGCGATCCAACATTCCCAACCCCGGTACGAGCGTTGATGCGATCCGGCTCGAAAGTGGACGCTGGGCGCTCGTCTTTAACGATACGGTCAAGGGAAGACACTCGCTGGCCA belongs to Tautonia marina and includes:
- a CDS encoding sialidase family protein is translated as MNRRLLLAMALMGGIASTTGADEPFLELQEVFPPEQLHNHSSCIVECADGSLLVTWYRGSGERKADDVQIYGARKPVGAASWAPRFVMADTPDYPDCNPVAFVPPDGSLWLFYPTILDHHWEGALLKYHVSDRSEGEGPPSWSKSGVLHVTPTGFGEAYQAAMARIDELGLQVKPELVALMNERADDELYQRLGWMPRVRPLVLPTGRWLLPLYTDTFSASIVAISDDNGGSWRFSSPMIGYGNIQPALVRREDGTIVAYMRNNGPGESVCVSESRDDGETWSPVERSNIPNPGTSVDAIRLESGRWALVFNDTVKGRHSLAIALSDDEGKTWSHVRHLAVDPDETQAFHYPTVLQARDGSIHVSYTHGRRPEGSTIVHAKLNEAWVMEGDAPQTSP